In Gemmatimonadota bacterium, a genomic segment contains:
- a CDS encoding sulfatase, producing MLGGPFKFPEIFMPNIIIITTHDTGRHFGCYGVDTVHTPAIDAIADDGFKFTNYFTTSPVCSPSRGAMLTGRYPQSNGLIGLTHSPWDWCFNEGERHLSHILRDAGYYTALFGLQHEASNTEDLGFEATFAQRDDNGRRANALVVAEALADFLRTDAGYRTPFYAQVGFFETHRPHDFGDVGPDDSKGIDVPPYLVDDEMSRREFALQQGAIRRVDEAVQIITDALRESGLEDDTLLVFTVDHGIEFPRAKWFCYDAGIGVALLMRWPGGGVRGGQCCDHLLSNVDFLPTLMDLIQHPVPDNVEGLSFASVFKDPDAEPTRDAAFSIFQGSDSRSVRTDRYKFIRNFSPRRLIDVPVDMTDPPRPRIKQPVAQLYDLENDPNEFEDVADKPEYRDVYNALSQRLWQWMEDVNDPSLQSPIPTPYYWEAMAEYNTRKEG from the coding sequence ATGTTGGGTGGTCCTTTTAAGTTTCCGGAGATTTTTATGCCGAATATTATCATTATTACCACGCACGATACGGGGCGGCATTTTGGGTGTTATGGTGTCGATACGGTACATACGCCCGCGATTGATGCGATTGCCGATGATGGGTTCAAGTTTACCAATTATTTTACGACGAGTCCGGTGTGTAGCCCCAGCCGGGGAGCTATGCTTACGGGGCGCTATCCGCAGAGCAATGGGTTGATTGGGTTGACGCATTCGCCGTGGGATTGGTGTTTTAATGAGGGGGAGCGACATCTTTCGCATATTTTGCGGGATGCGGGTTATTACACGGCTCTTTTTGGTTTGCAACACGAGGCGTCTAATACCGAGGATTTAGGTTTTGAAGCGACTTTTGCACAGCGCGATGATAATGGTCGCCGCGCAAACGCGCTTGTCGTTGCCGAGGCTCTGGCGGATTTTCTCAGGACGGACGCGGGTTATAGGACGCCGTTTTACGCGCAGGTCGGTTTTTTTGAGACCCACCGTCCGCACGATTTTGGCGATGTGGGACCCGATGATAGCAAGGGTATTGATGTGCCGCCTTATCTGGTTGACGACGAGATGTCGCGACGAGAATTCGCTCTGCAACAGGGTGCGATCCGCCGCGTGGATGAGGCGGTTCAGATTATTACCGATGCATTGAGGGAGAGTGGGTTAGAAGACGATACGCTGCTGGTGTTTACGGTTGATCATGGTATTGAATTTCCGAGGGCGAAGTGGTTTTGTTATGACGCGGGTATTGGCGTTGCATTGCTTATGCGCTGGCCCGGTGGGGGTGTTCGGGGGGGACAGTGCTGTGACCATCTGCTCAGTAATGTCGATTTTTTGCCCACGCTTATGGATCTCATACAGCATCCCGTTCCGGATAATGTGGAGGGTTTGAGTTTTGCCAGTGTGTTCAAAGATCCCGATGCGGAACCCACGCGGGATGCGGCTTTTTCCATTTTTCAGGGTAGCGATAGTCGGAGTGTTCGCACCGATCGCTACAAGTTTATTCGCAATTTCAGTCCGCGGCGCCTGATAGATGTGCCCGTGGATATGACCGATCCCCCAAGGCCGCGCATCAAACAACCGGTGGCACAACTCTACGATTTGGAAAATGACCCTAACGAATTTGAGGATGTAGCCGATAAACCCGAATACAGGGATGTGTATAATGCGTTGAGCCAGCGTCTGTGGCAATGGATGGAAGATGTGAATGATCCTTCGCTCCAGAGTCCGATTCCCACGCCGTATTATTGGGAGGCGATGGCGGAATATAACACGAGAAAGGAAGGGTAA